A genome region from Crossiella equi includes the following:
- the rpmF gene encoding 50S ribosomal protein L32, translating to MAAPKRRMSRSNTRSRRAQWKATAPTLVACSNRACRKPKLPHVACPTCGQYDGRQVARPA from the coding sequence GTGGCCGCTCCGAAGCGCCGTATGTCGCGGTCCAACACGCGTTCGCGGCGGGCCCAGTGGAAGGCCACCGCGCCGACGCTGGTCGCCTGCTCCAACCGCGCGTGCCGCAAGCCCAAGCTCCCGCACGTGGCCTGCCCCACCTGTGGTCAGTACGACGGCCGCCAGGTCGCTCGTCCGGCCTGA
- a CDS encoding ribonuclease domain-containing protein yields the protein MSQITSRAVKSLLAALITLAALLVPTTGTAVADTAGIAAACGDTSGFKRSNLSALPAQASDTVRMIRNNGPWAYPQDNTVFQNREKLLPLCDSGYYREYTVKTPGVSHRGARRVVKGNGNEYFYTADHYASFVLVNINA from the coding sequence ATGAGCCAGATCACATCTCGTGCAGTGAAATCCCTGCTCGCCGCCCTGATCACCCTGGCCGCCCTGCTCGTCCCCACCACCGGCACCGCGGTCGCGGACACCGCGGGCATCGCCGCGGCCTGTGGGGACACCAGCGGGTTCAAGCGGTCCAACCTGTCGGCCCTGCCGGCCCAGGCCAGCGACACCGTGCGGATGATCCGCAACAACGGGCCGTGGGCCTACCCGCAGGACAACACCGTCTTCCAGAACCGGGAGAAGCTGCTGCCCCTGTGCGACAGCGGCTACTACCGCGAGTACACGGTCAAGACCCCCGGCGTCAGCCACCGGGGTGCCCGGCGCGTGGTCAAGGGCAACGGCAACGAGTACTTCTACACCGCCGACCACTACGCCTCGTTCGTCCTGGTCAACATCAACGCCTAG
- a CDS encoding YceD family protein, with protein MSKHHSAEARRHSPTGPWVIDTRDLGRRAGLSRRYHRTVITDGDFGLDMIRLAPGQDVVIDVLAEAVVEGVLISGSVSGPTTGECSRCLDPFEDSVEIKLTELYAYPDSATEASTDEDEVSRVVDDLIDLEPVVRDSLLTALPSSPLCEPDCRGLCPECGGKWADLGPNHTHETMDPRWAALQKRFSGTEEEI; from the coding sequence ATGTCCAAGCACCACTCAGCCGAAGCCCGGCGCCACAGCCCGACCGGGCCCTGGGTCATCGACACCCGGGACCTCGGCCGCCGCGCTGGTCTCAGCCGCAGGTACCACCGCACGGTGATCACCGACGGCGACTTCGGCCTGGACATGATCCGGTTGGCTCCCGGGCAGGACGTCGTCATCGACGTGCTGGCCGAGGCGGTCGTCGAGGGTGTGCTGATCTCCGGCTCCGTCAGTGGTCCGACCACTGGGGAGTGCTCGCGTTGCCTCGACCCGTTCGAGGACAGCGTCGAGATCAAGCTCACCGAGCTGTACGCCTACCCGGACAGCGCGACGGAAGCCAGCACGGACGAAGACGAGGTCAGCCGGGTCGTCGACGACCTGATCGACCTCGAACCGGTGGTGCGGGACAGCCTGCTGACCGCGCTGCCGTCCTCGCCGCTGTGCGAGCCGGACTGCAGGGGACTGTGTCCGGAGTGCGGCGGCAAGTGGGCCGATCTCGGTCCGAACCACACGCATGAGACGATGGATCCTCGCTGGGCCGCGCTTCAGAAGCGGTTCAGCGGGACCGAGGAGGAGATCTAG
- a CDS encoding SDR family NAD(P)-dependent oxidoreductase gives MTRTAVVTGGGTGIGRAVAGRLVRDGLHVVVTGRRRDVLETTAKEIGARAVVFDATDPAAIEAALPDLPPSVDVLVNNAGGNTDLGAPSPEGLAALRDAWLANLSANLLSAVLVTTALTPRLADQARVITLGSIAARNGAAGYGAAKAGVEAWSVGLARELGGRGITSNVVSPGYIEDTEFFTTDAGSALSPQRREWLVAQTANGRPGTPADLAATVSFLASPESGHITAQVLHVNGGAHRGL, from the coding sequence ATGACTCGTACCGCAGTTGTCACCGGCGGCGGCACCGGCATCGGCCGGGCCGTCGCCGGTCGCCTTGTCCGGGACGGCCTGCACGTGGTGGTCACGGGCCGCCGCCGGGACGTCCTGGAGACCACGGCGAAGGAGATCGGCGCCCGGGCGGTGGTCTTCGACGCCACCGACCCCGCCGCGATCGAGGCGGCCCTGCCCGACCTGCCGCCCTCGGTCGACGTGCTGGTCAACAACGCGGGCGGCAACACCGACCTGGGCGCCCCGTCCCCGGAGGGCCTGGCGGCGCTCCGGGACGCCTGGCTGGCCAACCTGTCGGCCAACCTGCTCAGCGCGGTCCTGGTCACCACGGCCCTGACCCCCAGGCTGGCCGACCAGGCCCGCGTGATCACCCTGGGCTCCATCGCCGCCCGCAACGGTGCGGCGGGCTACGGCGCGGCCAAGGCGGGCGTGGAGGCCTGGAGCGTCGGCCTGGCGCGCGAGCTCGGCGGGCGGGGCATCACCTCCAACGTCGTCTCCCCCGGCTACATCGAGGACACGGAGTTCTTCACCACCGACGCGGGCTCGGCGCTCTCGCCGCAACGGCGCGAGTGGCTGGTCGCGCAGACCGCCAACGGCCGCCCGGGCACCCCGGCGGACCTGGCGGCCACGGTGTCCTTCCTGGCCAGCCCGGAGTCGGGCCACATCACGGCCCAGGTGCTACACGTCAACGGCGGCGCCCACCGAGGCCTCTGA
- the rnc gene encoding ribonuclease III, translated as MGSKGSRSQPSDRGLLLKALGVELDAELLTLSLTHRSYAYENGGLPPNERLEFLGDAVLGLVITDHLYRTHLDLPEGQLAKLRASVVNMHALAGVARELGPGGLGAHLLLGKGEELTGGRDKASILADGLEAVIGAVYLQHGVETARALVHRLFDGPLTEAPKRGAGLDWKTSLQELTAAAALGVPEYRVEESGPDHRKEFVATVLVGGKPLGTGDGRTKKEAEQKAAEAAWRTLSEQVRVAAEEKAAAEGAAS; from the coding sequence ATGGGAAGCAAGGGATCCCGAAGCCAGCCAAGTGACCGCGGCCTGCTGCTGAAGGCGCTCGGCGTCGAACTCGACGCCGAGCTGCTCACCCTCTCGCTCACCCACCGCTCGTACGCGTACGAGAACGGTGGCCTGCCCCCGAACGAGCGGCTTGAGTTCCTCGGGGACGCGGTGCTCGGTCTGGTGATCACCGATCACCTGTACCGCACCCACCTGGACTTGCCGGAGGGCCAGCTCGCGAAGCTCCGGGCCAGCGTCGTCAACATGCACGCGCTGGCCGGGGTGGCTCGTGAGCTGGGCCCCGGCGGCCTGGGTGCGCATCTGCTGCTCGGCAAGGGCGAGGAGCTGACCGGCGGACGGGACAAGGCGAGCATCCTCGCCGACGGTCTCGAGGCCGTGATCGGCGCGGTGTACCTGCAGCACGGGGTCGAGACGGCGCGTGCCCTGGTGCACCGCCTCTTCGACGGCCCGCTCACCGAGGCCCCCAAGCGGGGTGCCGGGCTGGACTGGAAGACCAGTCTCCAGGAGCTCACCGCCGCCGCGGCGCTGGGTGTGCCGGAGTACCGGGTCGAGGAGTCCGGGCCCGACCACCGCAAGGAGTTCGTGGCCACGGTGCTCGTGGGTGGCAAGCCGTTGGGCACCGGCGACGGCCGCACCAAGAAGGAAGCCGAGCAGAAGGCGGCCGAGGCCGCTTGGCGCACGCTCTCCGAGCAGGTGCGGGTCGCCGCCGAGGAGAAGGCGGCCGCCGAGGGCGCCGCCAGCTAG
- the mutM gene encoding bifunctional DNA-formamidopyrimidine glycosylase/DNA-(apurinic or apyrimidinic site) lyase: MPELPEVEVVRLGLAHHVVGRTVSAVEVLHPRAIRRHEPGPLDFAGRLAGRGLVAAVRRGKYLWLELDGRTEALLTHLGMSGQMLVQPQGAPDEKHLRVRLSFADGGPELRFVDQRTFGGLQVTELAEVDGTLVPDPVAHIGRDPMDERFDPSRAVAALRAKRTELKRALLDQTLVSGIGNIYADEALWRSQLHWSRPTGGLTRPAARKVLDAATEVMREALGAGGTSFDSLYVNVNGQSGYFDRSLAVYGKAGQPCPRCGTLVVREPFMNRSSYFCPTCQRRPTSNQR; encoded by the coding sequence GTGCCTGAGCTGCCCGAGGTGGAGGTGGTCCGGCTCGGCCTGGCCCACCACGTGGTCGGCCGGACCGTGTCCGCGGTGGAGGTACTGCACCCGCGGGCCATTCGCAGGCACGAGCCGGGGCCGCTGGACTTCGCCGGGCGACTGGCCGGGCGCGGGCTCGTCGCGGCGGTGCGCCGGGGCAAGTACCTGTGGCTGGAGCTCGACGGGCGCACCGAGGCGTTGCTCACCCACCTCGGCATGAGCGGGCAGATGCTCGTGCAGCCGCAGGGCGCGCCGGATGAGAAGCACCTCCGGGTACGGCTGAGCTTCGCCGACGGCGGGCCCGAGCTGAGATTCGTGGACCAGCGCACCTTCGGGGGGCTCCAGGTGACCGAGCTGGCCGAGGTCGACGGCACGCTGGTGCCCGACCCGGTGGCCCACATCGGCCGCGACCCGATGGACGAGCGGTTCGACCCGTCGCGGGCGGTAGCGGCCCTGCGGGCCAAGCGCACCGAGCTGAAGCGGGCCCTGCTGGACCAGACCCTGGTGTCCGGCATCGGCAACATCTACGCCGATGAGGCGCTGTGGCGGTCCCAGCTGCACTGGTCCCGGCCGACCGGTGGCCTCACCCGCCCGGCCGCCCGCAAGGTCCTGGACGCCGCGACCGAAGTCATGCGGGAGGCATTGGGGGCCGGGGGGACGTCCTTCGATTCACTCTACGTAAACGTCAACGGACAGTCGGGATACTTCGACCGTTCGCTCGCAGTTTACGGAAAGGCGGGACAGCCCTGCCCCCGGTGTGGCACGCTGGTGGTGCGCGAGCCGTTTATGAACAGGTCTTCGTATTTCTGCCCGACCTGTCAACGCCGCCCAACCTCAAACCAACGTTAA
- the coaD gene encoding pantetheine-phosphate adenylyltransferase, translating into MRRAVCPGSYDPATNGHLDIIERAAGQFDEVVVAVMINKSKRGLFTVEERMDMLSEATAHLTNVRIDIFHGLLVDYCKAHDIRAIVKGLRAVSDFDYELQMAQMNHQLSGVDTLFVSTNPLYSFLSSSLVKEVATYGGDVSHLLPPLVNERLTKRLAEQRAARGE; encoded by the coding sequence ATGAGGCGTGCCGTGTGCCCCGGTTCCTACGACCCGGCCACCAACGGACATCTGGACATCATCGAGCGGGCCGCTGGCCAGTTCGACGAGGTCGTGGTCGCGGTGATGATCAACAAGAGCAAGCGTGGACTGTTCACCGTCGAGGAGCGCATGGACATGCTCTCCGAGGCGACGGCGCACCTGACCAACGTGCGCATCGACATCTTCCACGGACTGCTCGTCGACTACTGCAAGGCCCACGACATCCGGGCGATCGTCAAGGGTCTGCGCGCGGTCAGCGACTTCGACTACGAGCTGCAGATGGCCCAGATGAACCACCAGCTGTCCGGCGTGGACACCCTGTTCGTCTCGACGAACCCGCTGTACAGCTTCCTGTCCAGCTCGCTGGTGAAGGAGGTCGCCACCTACGGCGGCGACGTCTCCCACCTGCTGCCCCCGCTGGTCAACGAGCGGCTCACCAAGCGCCTGGCCGAACAGCGGGCCGCCAGGGGCGAGTGA
- the asnB gene encoding asparagine synthase (glutamine-hydrolyzing) yields MCGVTGWVSYDRDLTAEAVTLRAMTATLANRGPDGEGVWSARHAAFGHRRLAVIDLPGGRQPMVADTPAGAVVLTYSGEVYNYRELRAELAGRGHHFRTESDTEVVLRAYLEWGEDLVDRLNGMYAFGVWDERTQRLLLVRDRLGVKPLFLYPTPDGVLFGSEPKAIFANPLARKVVDEDGWREIFGFVKMPGSAVWAGMRELAPGTLAVVDRAGIRERVYWRLGARPWQDSPEQAVETVRGLLADIARRQLVADVPQCVLLSGGLDSSVLTALAGEVLHERGELPRTFAVSFQGEDEAFVPNVLQDSLDAPYVRQVSRYVGTEHSDVVLDHTTLADPAHRAAAVRARDLPTGMGEMDVSLLLLFRACRERSTVALSGESADEVFAGYWWFHDAAAQAAPIYPWIHGIGGAQSQKRAMVRPDLAARLDIPSHLLDTYAAALARVPVLDTEDEHEQRMRRVCHVHLSQFLTNMLDRKDRMSMAAGLEVRVPFCDHRLVEYVYQAPWAVKTFDGKEKSLLRGAAAGLLPPEVLARRKSPYPSTQDVKYVLATQDQLHELMANPGAPVFDVIERSWVRDLAKAAPASFDRVTRQFVERLLDIATWLDIYRPEMRL; encoded by the coding sequence ATGTGCGGAGTGACCGGCTGGGTCTCCTATGACCGCGACCTCACGGCGGAAGCGGTCACGCTGCGTGCCATGACCGCGACCCTGGCCAACCGGGGTCCGGACGGCGAGGGCGTGTGGAGTGCGCGGCACGCCGCGTTCGGGCACCGCAGGCTCGCCGTCATCGACCTGCCCGGAGGCCGCCAGCCCATGGTCGCCGACACCCCGGCGGGCGCGGTCGTGCTCACCTACAGCGGCGAGGTCTACAACTACCGCGAGCTGCGCGCCGAGCTGGCCGGGCGCGGCCACCACTTCCGCACCGAGAGCGACACCGAGGTGGTGCTGCGCGCCTACCTGGAGTGGGGCGAGGACCTGGTCGACCGCCTCAACGGCATGTACGCCTTCGGGGTGTGGGACGAGCGCACGCAGCGCCTGCTGCTCGTGCGCGACCGCCTCGGCGTCAAACCGCTCTTCCTCTACCCCACCCCGGACGGCGTGCTGTTCGGCTCCGAGCCCAAGGCCATCTTCGCCAACCCGCTGGCGCGCAAGGTCGTCGACGAGGACGGCTGGCGGGAGATCTTCGGCTTCGTGAAGATGCCCGGCTCCGCGGTGTGGGCGGGCATGCGCGAGCTGGCCCCGGGCACACTGGCCGTGGTGGACCGCGCGGGCATCCGCGAGCGGGTGTACTGGCGGCTGGGCGCGCGGCCGTGGCAGGACAGCCCCGAACAAGCCGTGGAGACCGTGCGCGGGCTGCTGGCCGACATCGCGCGGCGGCAGCTGGTGGCCGACGTGCCGCAGTGCGTGCTGCTCTCCGGCGGCCTGGACTCCAGCGTGCTCACCGCGCTGGCCGGGGAGGTGCTGCACGAGCGGGGCGAGCTGCCGCGCACCTTCGCCGTCTCCTTCCAGGGCGAGGACGAGGCCTTCGTACCGAACGTGCTCCAGGACAGCCTGGACGCGCCGTACGTGCGGCAGGTCTCGCGGTACGTGGGCACCGAGCACAGCGACGTGGTGCTCGACCACACCACGCTGGCCGACCCGGCGCATCGGGCGGCGGCGGTGCGCGCCCGCGACCTGCCCACCGGCATGGGTGAGATGGACGTCTCCCTGCTGCTGCTCTTCCGGGCCTGCCGCGAGCGCTCCACCGTGGCGCTGTCCGGGGAGTCCGCCGACGAGGTCTTCGCCGGGTACTGGTGGTTCCACGACGCGGCGGCCCAGGCCGCGCCCATCTACCCGTGGATCCACGGCATCGGCGGCGCGCAGAGCCAGAAGCGGGCCATGGTGCGGCCGGACCTGGCCGCCCGCCTGGACATCCCCTCGCACCTGCTCGACACCTACGCCGCCGCGCTGGCCCGGGTGCCGGTGCTGGACACCGAGGACGAGCACGAGCAGCGCATGCGGCGCGTCTGCCACGTGCACCTGAGCCAGTTCCTGACCAACATGCTCGACCGCAAGGACCGGATGAGCATGGCCGCGGGCCTGGAGGTGCGGGTGCCCTTCTGCGACCACCGCCTGGTCGAGTACGTCTACCAGGCCCCCTGGGCGGTGAAGACCTTCGACGGCAAGGAGAAGAGCCTGCTGCGCGGCGCGGCCGCCGGGCTGCTGCCGCCGGAGGTGCTGGCCCGCCGCAAGAGCCCGTACCCCTCCACCCAGGACGTCAAGTACGTGCTGGCCACCCAGGACCAGCTACACGAGTTGATGGCCAATCCGGGCGCCCCCGTCTTCGACGTGATCGAGCGCTCCTGGGTCCGTGACCTGGCCAAAGCCGCCCCCGCGAGCTTCGACCGCGTTACCAGACAGTTCGTGGAACGGCTACTCGACATTGCCACATGGCTGGACATATACCGGCCTGAGATGCGACTGTGA
- a CDS encoding DivIVA domain-containing protein: MYRVFEALDELVTIVEEARGVPMTSGCVVPRGDVLELLDDVRDAIPAELDDAQDVLDHRDEVLTKARTESEQSVGSARAEAEQTLSQARAEAEHMLAEARARAERMVSEAQAEAERTVTAGRREYEDLVGRSQDEADRMIQAGRTSYERAVEEGRNEQARMVEQTEVVRTAHAEAARLVDSANAESERLRAECDAYVDTKLAEIEDLLGRTLRTVTKGRQQLRGPIGGGHGGPIAPFDYQDGYREEEIGGRTRR, encoded by the coding sequence GTGTACCGGGTGTTCGAGGCGCTCGACGAGCTGGTCACCATCGTCGAGGAGGCTCGGGGTGTGCCGATGACCTCCGGGTGCGTGGTACCGCGCGGTGACGTGCTCGAGCTGCTGGACGACGTTCGCGACGCGATCCCCGCGGAGCTGGACGACGCCCAGGACGTGCTGGACCACCGCGACGAGGTGCTGACCAAGGCGCGGACGGAGTCCGAGCAGTCCGTGGGCTCGGCCCGTGCCGAGGCGGAGCAGACCCTGTCACAGGCCCGTGCCGAGGCCGAGCACATGCTCGCCGAGGCGCGGGCCCGTGCCGAGCGCATGGTCAGCGAGGCGCAGGCCGAGGCCGAGCGCACCGTCACCGCCGGGCGCCGCGAGTACGAGGACCTGGTCGGGCGCTCGCAGGACGAGGCCGACCGGATGATCCAGGCCGGGCGCACCAGCTACGAGCGCGCCGTCGAGGAGGGCCGCAACGAGCAGGCCCGCATGGTCGAGCAGACCGAGGTGGTGCGCACCGCGCACGCCGAGGCCGCCCGCCTGGTCGACTCCGCCAACGCCGAGTCCGAGCGCCTGCGCGCCGAGTGCGACGCCTACGTGGACACCAAGCTGGCCGAGATCGAGGACCTGCTCGGGCGCACCCTGCGCACCGTGACCAAGGGCCGCCAGCAGCTGCGCGGGCCCATCGGCGGCGGCCACGGGGGCCCCATCGCGCCCTTCGACTACCAGGACGGCTATCGTGAGGAGGAGATCGGCGGGCGTACGCGCCGCTGA
- the kdpF gene encoding K(+)-transporting ATPase subunit F gives MSTAAVFNLVGGVVALFLLVYLFIALIRPEKF, from the coding sequence GTGAGCACCGCGGCGGTCTTCAACCTGGTGGGCGGCGTGGTCGCCCTCTTCCTGCTCGTCTACCTGTTCATCGCCCTGATCCGACCGGAGAAGTTCTGA
- the rsmD gene encoding 16S rRNA (guanine(966)-N(2))-methyltransferase RsmD — MTRIVAGTAGGRRLNVPAKGTRPTSERVREALFSSLEAEIDLDGVRVLDLYAGSGALGLEALSRGAGHALLVESDRRAAEVLRANVAAVGLKGAEVRNATVATTLGLAAPQAYDVVFADPPYAVDAAALHTALSALVANGWVTNGSLVLVERAARDGGVRWPEPLVELRTRKYGDTAVHWAEWP; from the coding sequence GTGACGCGGATTGTGGCCGGGACGGCCGGTGGGCGGCGGCTGAACGTGCCCGCCAAGGGCACTCGACCGACCTCCGAGCGGGTGCGCGAGGCCCTGTTCAGCTCCCTGGAGGCCGAGATCGACCTTGACGGGGTGCGGGTGCTCGACCTGTACGCCGGGTCCGGGGCGCTCGGGCTGGAGGCGTTGTCGCGGGGCGCGGGGCACGCGTTGCTGGTCGAGTCCGACCGGCGGGCCGCCGAGGTGCTGCGCGCGAACGTGGCCGCCGTCGGGCTCAAGGGAGCCGAGGTGCGCAACGCCACCGTGGCCACCACGCTCGGCCTGGCCGCGCCCCAGGCCTACGACGTGGTGTTCGCCGATCCGCCCTACGCCGTGGACGCCGCCGCCCTGCACACCGCGCTGAGCGCGCTGGTGGCTAACGGATGGGTCACGAACGGTTCGCTGGTGCTGGTGGAGCGGGCTGCCCGCGATGGCGGGGTGCGGTGGCCGGAACCGCTGGTAGAGCTGCGGACGCGCAAGTACGGGGACACCGCCGTGCACTGGGCCGAGTGGCCGTGA
- a CDS encoding GNAT family N-acetyltransferase — MSDGVSARFRRARAADVPVIVAMLAADKIAASREKPGDPAYAAAFEAIDSDPNQLLLVAEVDGEVVGTLQLTYLPGLSRTGMWRAQIEAVRVASHQRGGGLGQRMVEYAIEQAKAKGCGLVQLTTDASREHAIRFYERLGFLPSHVGMKLAL; from the coding sequence ATGTCAGACGGGGTATCCGCGCGGTTCCGCCGCGCACGTGCGGCCGACGTGCCGGTGATCGTGGCCATGCTGGCCGCGGACAAGATCGCCGCGAGCCGCGAGAAGCCGGGCGACCCGGCCTACGCCGCCGCCTTCGAGGCCATCGACTCGGACCCGAACCAGCTGCTGCTGGTGGCCGAGGTCGACGGCGAGGTGGTGGGCACGCTGCAGCTCACCTACCTGCCCGGCCTGTCCCGCACGGGCATGTGGCGGGCGCAGATCGAGGCGGTGCGGGTGGCCAGCCACCAGCGCGGCGGCGGGCTCGGGCAGCGGATGGTGGAGTACGCGATCGAGCAGGCGAAGGCGAAGGGCTGCGGTCTGGTGCAGCTGACCACCGACGCCTCGCGCGAGCACGCGATCCGCTTCTACGAGCGGCTCGGCTTCCTCCCGAGCCACGTGGGCATGAAGCTGGCGCTGTGA
- a CDS encoding RNA polymerase sigma factor, whose amino-acid sequence MAAAETATQRSSVAKPSKDASAKAADAEETTTPGTARKSAAKPAAAKKPAAKTTKAAGAKGPAKKAAAKAGPAAKGKAGEGEEPGDIEEMPGDEELVDEVELVDEPVEEEPTPEEQKSGDFVWDEEESEALRQARKDAELTASADSVRAYLKQIGKVALLNAEEEVELAKRIEAGLYAVERLRKAEEEDEKLVAQLRRDLRWIVRDGEKAKNHLLGANLRLVVSLAKRYTGRGMAFLDLIQEGNLGLIRAVEKFDYTKGFKFSTYATWWIRQAITRAMADQARTIRIPVHMVEVINKLGRIQRELLQDLGREPTPEELAKEMDITPEKVLEIQQYAREPISLDQTIGDEGDSQLGDFIEDSEAVVAVDAVSFTLLQDQLQSVLATLSEREAGVVRLRFGLTDGQPRTLDEIGQVYGVTRERIRQIESKTMSKLRHPSRSQVLRDYLD is encoded by the coding sequence GTGGCAGCCGCAGAAACCGCAACTCAACGCTCCAGCGTCGCCAAGCCGAGCAAGGACGCTTCGGCGAAGGCTGCTGACGCCGAGGAGACTACCACGCCGGGTACGGCGCGGAAGAGCGCTGCGAAGCCAGCCGCGGCCAAGAAGCCGGCGGCCAAAACCACCAAGGCGGCAGGGGCCAAGGGCCCGGCCAAGAAGGCCGCGGCCAAGGCTGGTCCGGCGGCCAAGGGCAAGGCGGGCGAGGGCGAGGAGCCCGGCGACATCGAGGAGATGCCCGGCGACGAGGAGCTCGTCGACGAGGTGGAGCTGGTCGACGAGCCCGTCGAGGAGGAGCCCACCCCGGAGGAGCAGAAGTCCGGCGACTTCGTCTGGGACGAGGAGGAGTCCGAGGCCCTCCGGCAGGCCCGCAAGGACGCCGAGCTCACCGCCAGCGCCGACTCCGTCCGCGCCTACCTCAAGCAGATCGGCAAGGTCGCGCTGCTCAACGCCGAGGAGGAGGTCGAGCTCGCCAAGCGCATCGAGGCAGGCCTCTACGCGGTGGAGCGGCTGCGCAAGGCCGAGGAAGAGGACGAGAAGCTCGTCGCACAGCTGCGCCGCGACCTGCGCTGGATCGTCCGCGACGGCGAGAAGGCCAAGAACCACCTGCTGGGCGCGAACCTCCGCCTCGTGGTCTCGCTGGCCAAGCGCTACACCGGCCGCGGCATGGCGTTCCTGGACCTGATCCAGGAGGGCAACCTGGGCCTGATCCGCGCGGTGGAGAAGTTCGACTACACCAAGGGCTTCAAGTTCTCCACCTACGCCACCTGGTGGATCCGCCAGGCCATCACCCGCGCCATGGCCGACCAGGCCCGCACCATCCGCATCCCGGTGCACATGGTCGAGGTCATCAACAAGCTCGGCCGCATCCAGCGCGAGCTGCTCCAGGACCTGGGCCGCGAGCCCACCCCGGAGGAGCTGGCCAAGGAGATGGACATCACGCCCGAGAAGGTGCTGGAGATCCAGCAGTACGCGCGTGAGCCCATCTCGCTGGACCAGACCATCGGCGATGAGGGCGACAGCCAGCTCGGTGACTTCATCGAGGACTCGGAGGCCGTGGTGGCGGTGGACGCGGTGTCGTTCACGCTGCTGCAGGACCAGCTCCAGTCGGTCCTGGCCACGCTGTCCGAGCGCGAGGCGGGCGTGGTCCGGCTGCGCTTCGGCCTCACCGACGGCCAGCCCCGCACCCTGGACGAGATCGGCCAGGTCTACGGCGTCACGCGGGAGCGCATCCGCCAGATCGAGTCCAAGACGATGTCCAAGCTCCGGCACCCGTCGCGGTCGCAGGTCCTCCGGGACTACCTCGACTGA
- a CDS encoding LysR family transcriptional regulator — protein MHEREFRAFVSIADLGRMDLAAKSLGYSQPAISYQIKSLEQSLGTKLFTRDPAGARLTREGQMILPSVRAVLMLIDSIKELSVRPGEPSPATSFEWATSQLRSQLKSG, from the coding sequence ATGCACGAGCGGGAGTTCCGGGCTTTCGTCTCGATTGCGGACCTCGGCCGGATGGACCTGGCAGCGAAGTCCCTCGGGTATTCACAGCCCGCCATCAGTTACCAGATCAAGTCCCTTGAGCAGTCCCTCGGGACCAAGCTGTTCACCCGCGACCCCGCGGGCGCACGGCTGACCCGCGAAGGTCAGATGATCCTGCCTTCGGTGCGGGCGGTCCTGATGCTCATCGACAGCATCAAGGAGCTGTCGGTTCGCCCAGGTGAACCCAGCCCCGCGACGAGCTTCGAGTGGGCGACGAGCCAGCTTCGCAGCCAGCTGAAGTCAGGCTGA